One Primulina huaijiensis isolate GDHJ02 chromosome 8, ASM1229523v2, whole genome shotgun sequence genomic region harbors:
- the LOC140982041 gene encoding uncharacterized protein: MYLINFKKRQCFPSDRKIFAKFRKCKFLLEKVTFLGHFISISGIEVDLSKGFYSITMPLNSLTKKNVKFVWSADCPKIFDTLKQAIITALVLAMPSGQVNFVLYTDYSNLGLDTVLMHHGRVIAYASRKLKGKANVVADALSRKVGVMSQLSSFDEQLYKWQSRDESKGRKLYAVSDGILRYIEIIWYLEMIPLEEIYWQKRLQQYIPFIQGVPRCEDKTSESSKDAQTSSDPRVEMGEHYHGFHSRFAEEIDRLLEIPVTIVFDRGSKFMSSFWKSLNSAMGTKLLFSTVFNPHTDGQSERVIKILEDLLRACVIDFHENWESKLSLVEFTYNNSFQSYISMAFYKSLYGKKCRSPIQYDEVCERSEFGLEIVQQTVDVVVKIQDKMKTT, from the exons ATGTATTTGATCAATTTCAAGAAGCGTCAGTGTTTTCCAAGTGATCGTAAGATATTTGCAAAGTTCAGAAAGTGCAAATTTTTGTTGGAGAAAGTGacatttttgggacattttatcTCTATAAGTGGCATTGAAGTTGACCTGTCCAAG GGATTTTATTCTATTACAATGCCACTCAACTcgttgacgaagaagaatgtcaAGTTTGTATGGAGTGCTGACTGCCCGAAGATcttcgacactttgaagcaagctatCATAACAGCGCTGgtattagccatgccatcagggcaagtgaactttgtgttgtacaccgattaTTCCAATCTCGGATTAGACACTGTATTGATGCATCATGGCCGAGTTATCGCGTATGCCTCCAGaaagttgaag GGAAAAGCCAATGTAGTCGCTGATGCATTGAGTAGGAAAGTAGGAGTTATGTCGCAACTGTCG TCATTTGATGAGCAATTGTATAAATGGCAATCAAGAGATGAATCTAAGGGCCGTAAGCTTTATGCAGTGAGCGATGGGATTCTAAGGTACATAGAGATAATTTGGTACCTAGAGATGATTCCATTAGAGGAGATATATTGGCAGAAGCGCTTACAACAGTACATTCCATTCATCCAgggggtaccaagat gtgaagACAAAACATCAGAGAGCAGCAAAGATGCTCAAACCTCTTCcgatccccgagtggaaatgggagaacattaccATGGATTTCATAGTCGGTTTGCAGAG GAGATAGACAGATTGCTCGAGATCCCAGTTACCATCGTATTTGACAGAGGCTCGAAGTTCATGtcgtctttttggaagagtttgaaTTCCGCAATGGGGACGAaattgctattcagtacagtaTTTAATCCTCACACAGATGGCCAGTCCGAGAGGGTGATAAAGATTTTGGAAGACTTACTGCGTgcatgtgtgatcgatttccatgagaattgggaatcgaagttATCTctagtagagttcacctataacaatagctTCCAATCTTATATAAGCATGGCTTTCTACAAGTCATtgtatggaaagaagtgcagatcgcctattcaatATGATGAGGTCTGTGAGAGATCAGAATTTGGCctagagattgttcagcagactgtaGACGTAGTAGTAAAAATCCAAGATAAGATGAAGACTACttag